From a region of the Lepus europaeus isolate LE1 chromosome 17, mLepTim1.pri, whole genome shotgun sequence genome:
- the PPP1R3C gene encoding protein phosphatase 1 regulatory subunit 3C, with translation MSCTRMIQVLDPRPLTSSVMPVDVAMSLCLAHSPPLKSFLGPYNDFQRRHFVNKLKPLKPCLNIKQEAKSQNGWKRSHNQAKKRVVFADSKGLSLTAIHVFSDLPEEPAWDLQFDLLDLNDISSGLKLHEEKNLILDFPQPSTDYLSFRNHFQKNSVCLENCSLQERTVTGTVKVKNMSFEKKVQIRITFDTWKSYTDVDCVYMKNVYGGLESDTFSFALDLPAVIPTEEKIEFCISYHANGQVFWDNNEGQNYRIVHVQWKPDGVQTQMAPQDCAFHQAPPKTELEPTVFGSPRLASGLFPEWQSWGRMENVASYR, from the exons ATGAGCTGTACCAG AATGATCCAGGTCTTAGATCCACGTCCTTTGACAAGCTCCGTCATGCCAGTGGATGTGGCCATGAGCCTTTGCTTGGCGCATTCGCCCCCTCTGAAGAGTTTCCTGGGTCCTTACAATGACTTTCAACGAAGACATTTCGTGAATAAACTGAAGCCTCTGAAGCCGTGTCTCAACATAAAGCAGGAAGCCAAATCGCAGAACGGCTGGAAGCGCTCACACAACCAAGCCAAGAAGCGGGTTGTGTTTGCCGATTCCAAGGGCCTCTCGCTCACTGCCATCCACGTCTTCTCTGACCTCCCAGAGGAACCAGCGTGGGATCTCCAGTTTGACCTCTTGGACCTGAACGATATCTCCTCTGGCTTAAAACTCCATGAGGAGAAAAATCTGATTTTAGATTTCCCACAGCCTTCAACTGACTACTTAAGCTTCCGGAACCACTTCCAGAAGAACTCTGTCTGCCTGGAGAACTGCTCTCTGCAAGAGCGAACTGTGACTGGGACTGTGAAGGTGAAAAACATGAGCTTTGAGAAGAAGGTTCAAATCCGAATCACGTTTGATACTTGGAAAAGCTACACCGACGTGGACTGTGTCTACATGAAGAATGTGTATGGTGGCTTGGAGAGTGACACCTTCTCGTTTGCCCTTGACTTACCTGCTGTCATTCCAACGGAGGAGAAAATTGAGTTCTGCATTTCCTACCACGCCAATGGGCAGGTCTTCTGGGACAACAACGAGGGTCAGAATTACAGAATTGTGCATGTACAATGGAAACCCGATGGGGTGCAGACACAAATGGCACCCCAAGACTGTGCATTTCACCAGGCACCCCCTAAGACCGAGTTAGAGCCCACAGTCTTTGGCAGTCCAAGACTGGCTAGTGGGCTCTTTCcagagtggcagagctgggggcgAATGGAGAACGTGGCCTCTTATCGATGA